A single Equus quagga isolate Etosha38 chromosome 8, UCLA_HA_Equagga_1.0, whole genome shotgun sequence DNA region contains:
- the PODXL gene encoding podocalyxin, translating into MLSALALLLLLLQPSSLSVQAGRSTTKTTNTATTVSDKSNSTSTSSSKGEVSITVKQSTAPASTAITVTTATGKQSTTTASTAITVTTATGKQSTAATSTHTKVSVAGVSGSTSTASSSPTVTPPQAQQSTTAAASGTERIPATDSSTTTTHGQKDDKTTLGPTTTPEKPKTTSRQDETEDKTGAGTQSNRRSATDNPTTKGGSQTMTPSPNQVTTSHTTPALPASTAPTSTHQPTTGSVASKLPGNSSEGPDKTTVASNSAGTMESPSSTFQGLTTTQTPLSDQQTSSKMPATTGTESPPITGTSAPGALQPAHPSPGSVATSPVTGRTSSSSQMDSTASQGSPSHSWNSWNNTVTCEPPQKLNNTMLILNLTKTNLCEQSSPDDKLITILCQAAKATYNSARDQCHVQLIPIQEMQAVAIKEITIQTILPPSDVYELLKGKWDDLKEAGVSGMKLGNQGPPEETEDRFSMPLIITIVCMASFLLLVAALYGCCHQRLAQRKDQQRLTEELQTVENGYHDNPTLEVMETSSEMQEKKVVNLNGELGDSWIVPLDNLTKDDLDEEEDTHL; encoded by the exons CAGGCCGGTCCACTACTAAAACAACTAACACAGCAACTACAGTCTCAGACAAGTCAAACTCAACTTCAACATCCAGCAGTAAAGGGGAGGTTTCAATCACAGTCAAACAAAGCACAGCTCCAGCATCCACTGCCATAACGGTGACTACAGCCACAGGCAAACAAAGCACAACTACAGCATCCACTGCCATAACGGTGACTACAGCCACAGGCAAACAAAGCACAGCTGCAACATCCACTCATACAAAGGTGTCTGTAGCTGGGGTCAGTGGAAGCACATCGACAGCATCCAGCAGCCCCACGGTGACTCCCCCCCAAGCCCAGCAGAGCACAACTGCAGCAGCCAGTGGCACAGAAAGGATACCAGCCACAGACAGCTCGACTACAACTACTCATGGCCAGAAGGATGACAAGACCACACTTGGACCAACCACTACCCCAGAAAAGCCGAAAACTACAAGCAGACAGGATGAAACTGAAGATAAAACTGGAGCTGGAACCCAAAGCAACCGCAGAAGTGCCACAGACAACCCGACCACCAAGGGAGGAAGTCAGACGATGACTCCATCTCCCAATCAGGTTACCACCTCACACACCACTCCTGCCCTTCCTGCCTCTACCGCCCCAACAAGCACTCACCAACCAACTACGGGCTCTGTTGCTTCAAAGCTCCCAGGGAACTCTTCCGAGGGACCAGACAAAACTACTGTAGCTTCAAATAGCGCAGGCACGATGGAAAGTCCCTCTTCCACATTTCAGGGGCTAACGACCACACAAA CACCATTATCAGATCAGCAGACCTCCAGCAAGATGCCAGCCACCACTGGGACCGAGTCTCCCCCCATCACTGGGACCTCTGCACCTGGGGCTCTGCAGCCTGCACACCCTTCACCGGGATCCGTGGCCACGTCTCCTGTCACGGGACGCACAAGCTCCAGCAGTCAGATGGATTCAACGGCCTCCCAAGGCTCCCCAAGCCATTCTTGGAACTCTTGGAATAACACG GTAACCTGTGAACCTCCCCAAAAGCTGAATAACACGATGCTCATCCTGAACTTGACGAAAACCAACTTGTGT GAGCAGAGCTCTCCGGATGACAAACTCATCACAATTCTGTGTCAAGCAGCAAAAGCCACCTACAACTCAGCTCGAGATCAGTGCCATGTACAGCTCATACCAATTCAAGAAATGCAGGCAGTGGCAATCAAGGAAATCACTATACAGA CAATCCTCCCTCCCAGCGACGTGTATGAACTTCTGAAGGGCAAATGGGATGACCTAAAAGAG GCGGGAGTCAGTGGCATGAAGCTTGGGAATCAAGGACCACCAGAAGAGACTGAGGACCGGTTCAGCATGCCCCTGATCATCACTATTGTCTGCATGGCATCTTTCCTGCTCCTCGTCGCGGCCCTCTATGGTTGTTGCCACCAGCGTCTTGCCCAGAGGAAGGACCAG CAACGACTAACAGAGGAGCTACAGACAGTGGAGAATGGTTACCATGACAATCCAACACTGGAAGTGATGGAGACCTCATCAGAGATGCAGGAGAAAAAGGTGGTCAAC